In the genome of Burkholderia diffusa, one region contains:
- a CDS encoding DHA2 family efflux MFS transporter permease subunit, producing MSREPSHSALLWIVAAAFFMQSLDTTIVNTALPSIAQSLHASPLAMQPVVVVYTLTMAMLTPASGWLADRFGTRRVFSLAILVFSLASIGCAASHTLGQLVVARAVQGIGGSMLLPIGRLAVLRRVPGERYVAAIAFVSIAGQLGPIVGPTLGGWLTQAISWHWVFIVNVPVGVVGFIAVQRFLPHDQAMQPPPFDFVGCALLSVAMIALSLAIDPPMPAHRTGWAIGLAVLGIASALAYLPHARRRAQPLFRLGLFREPNFGSGLLGNLLCRIGTSAVPFMLPLLMQVQLGYTPLQSGMMMLPAAIAGVIAKRWIAPLAKRFGYATFLVVNTGIVGCAIAGFALVSARPAPALEIALLIVFGAANSMQFAAMNAVTLKGLSHADAGSGNSLFTMMQMLAMGLGVSIGGGLVNLFAAYWGSMAKGFVLSFVCMGSVTLLSSIVFRRIDTAVRPRPVAPRPSA from the coding sequence ATGTCCCGCGAACCCTCACACTCCGCGCTGCTGTGGATCGTCGCCGCCGCGTTCTTCATGCAGTCGCTCGACACGACGATCGTCAATACCGCGCTGCCGTCGATCGCGCAAAGCCTGCATGCGTCGCCGCTCGCGATGCAGCCGGTCGTGGTCGTCTACACGCTGACGATGGCGATGCTCACGCCGGCGTCCGGCTGGCTCGCCGACCGGTTCGGCACGCGCCGCGTGTTCTCGCTCGCGATCCTGGTGTTCTCGCTCGCGTCGATCGGCTGCGCGGCGTCGCACACGCTCGGCCAGCTCGTCGTCGCGCGCGCCGTGCAGGGTATCGGCGGCTCGATGCTGCTGCCGATCGGGCGCCTCGCGGTGTTGCGCCGCGTGCCGGGCGAACGGTACGTCGCGGCGATCGCTTTCGTGTCGATCGCCGGGCAGCTCGGCCCGATCGTCGGGCCAACGCTCGGTGGCTGGCTCACGCAGGCGATTTCCTGGCACTGGGTGTTCATCGTCAATGTGCCGGTCGGCGTGGTGGGTTTCATCGCGGTGCAGCGCTTCCTGCCGCACGATCAGGCGATGCAGCCGCCGCCGTTCGACTTCGTCGGCTGCGCGCTGCTGTCGGTGGCGATGATCGCGCTGTCGCTCGCGATCGATCCGCCTATGCCCGCGCACCGCACCGGCTGGGCGATCGGGCTCGCCGTGCTGGGCATCGCAAGCGCGCTCGCGTACCTGCCCCATGCACGGCGCCGCGCGCAGCCGCTGTTCCGGCTCGGGTTGTTCCGCGAGCCGAACTTCGGTTCGGGGCTGCTCGGCAACCTGCTGTGCCGCATCGGCACGAGCGCGGTGCCGTTCATGCTGCCGCTGCTGATGCAGGTGCAGCTCGGTTATACGCCGCTGCAGTCGGGGATGATGATGCTGCCGGCCGCGATCGCCGGCGTGATCGCGAAGCGCTGGATCGCGCCGCTCGCGAAACGCTTCGGCTATGCGACGTTCCTGGTCGTGAACACGGGGATAGTCGGCTGCGCGATCGCGGGGTTCGCGCTGGTTTCGGCACGGCCCGCGCCGGCGTTGGAGATTGCGTTGCTGATCGTATTCGGCGCCGCGAACTCGATGCAGTTCGCCGCGATGAACGCCGTGACGCTGAAGGGGCTCTCGCACGCCGACGCCGGCAGCGGCAACAGCCTGTTTACGATGATGCAGATGCTGGCGATGGGGCTCGGCGTGTCGATCGGCGGCGGGCTGGTGAACCTGTTCGCCGCGTATTGGGGCTCGATGGCGAAAGGCTTCGTGCTGTCGTTCGTCTGCATGGGCTCGGTCACGCTGCTGTCGTCCATCGTGTTCCGGCGGATCGACACCGCCGTCCGGCCGAGGCCGGTCGCGCCGCGGCCGTCCGCGTAA
- a CDS encoding acyl-CoA dehydrogenase family protein, which yields MHRDNDSNALAATLIARAEALAPTLAGRAAQADAQGRIPAETIADMQAAGFFKVLQPKRYGGYELDPQAFFDIQMALARGCMSTAWVYGVVGVHNWQLALFDERAQQDVWGKDPATLIASTYMPVGRVTPVEGGFRLAGHWKFSSGSELCDWVFLGALVPAAVAGQPPEYRTFLLPKSDYRIQQDWDVLGLRATGSHDIVVDDVFVPAYRTHKALDGMMGTSPGLAVNDAPLFKLPFAQIFVRAVCTSCIGALQGALDDFTGYAATRVSANSGAKTTDDPGAQNACANAAVAIDEMKVLLKRNFAELMASVTGGPAVSIERRVHFRYQSAQVAERCAQAANALLRYAGGNGIYHRNPLVRRFLDLHAARAHYANNVDRFGQNLGAVMLGRENTDYFI from the coding sequence GTGCACCGCGACAACGATTCGAACGCACTGGCCGCCACCCTGATCGCCCGGGCCGAGGCGCTGGCGCCGACGCTTGCCGGCCGCGCCGCGCAGGCGGACGCGCAGGGCCGCATCCCGGCCGAGACAATCGCCGACATGCAGGCCGCCGGCTTCTTCAAGGTGCTGCAGCCGAAGCGCTACGGCGGCTACGAGCTCGATCCGCAGGCCTTCTTCGACATCCAGATGGCGCTCGCGCGCGGCTGCATGTCGACGGCATGGGTGTACGGCGTCGTCGGCGTGCACAACTGGCAGCTCGCGCTGTTCGACGAACGCGCGCAGCAGGACGTATGGGGCAAGGACCCCGCGACGCTGATCGCGTCGACCTACATGCCGGTCGGTCGCGTGACGCCGGTCGAAGGCGGCTTCCGGCTGGCAGGCCACTGGAAGTTCTCGAGCGGCAGCGAACTGTGCGACTGGGTGTTCCTCGGCGCGCTGGTGCCGGCAGCCGTTGCCGGCCAGCCGCCGGAATACCGCACGTTCCTGCTGCCGAAATCCGATTACCGGATCCAGCAGGACTGGGACGTGCTCGGCCTGCGCGCGACCGGTAGCCACGACATCGTCGTCGACGACGTATTCGTGCCCGCGTACCGCACGCACAAGGCGCTCGACGGGATGATGGGCACGAGCCCGGGCCTGGCCGTCAACGACGCGCCGCTGTTCAAGCTGCCGTTCGCCCAGATCTTCGTGCGCGCGGTGTGCACGTCGTGCATCGGCGCGCTGCAGGGCGCGCTCGACGATTTCACCGGCTATGCCGCCACGCGCGTGTCGGCCAACAGCGGCGCGAAGACGACCGACGATCCGGGGGCGCAGAACGCGTGTGCGAACGCGGCCGTCGCGATCGACGAGATGAAGGTGCTGCTCAAGCGCAATTTCGCGGAACTGATGGCGTCGGTGACGGGCGGCCCGGCCGTGTCGATCGAGCGCCGCGTGCATTTCCGCTATCAGTCCGCGCAGGTCGCCGAGCGCTGCGCGCAGGCTGCGAACGCGCTGCTGCGCTACGCGGGCGGCAACGGCATCTATCACCGCAATCCGCTGGTGCGACGCTTCCTCGATCTGCACGCGGCCCGCGCGCACTACGCGAACAACGTGGACCGTTTCGGCCAGAACCTCGGCGCCGTGATGCTCGGCCGCGAGAACACCGACTACTTCATCTGA
- a CDS encoding lysozyme inhibitor LprI family protein has translation MSQDGTYGYEPALSEDDVRAGKATKALVMMRYVGLRDGSYILLLVDEDNPNISTRITCQAPCNFAKSQTMAGDSILKTETVRVVPNSLIGAMVEDAMSGQLTPYGQRMATLNQAQQPAIVAPPTPSTLAPAEPGANQAASDVAASPLQQTSFDCAKAKSIPEFLICHDPDLAADDRDLATTYQQAKDAVIDKAAFAERTRKQWNFREKNCRDKACLTSWYAYQKRVLAKIAQTGDVNVQDN, from the coding sequence ATGAGCCAGGACGGTACGTATGGGTACGAGCCGGCGCTCAGCGAAGATGATGTCCGAGCAGGAAAGGCCACAAAAGCGCTTGTGATGATGCGCTACGTCGGTCTTCGGGACGGAAGTTATATTTTGCTTTTGGTCGACGAGGACAATCCGAACATATCGACTCGCATTACGTGCCAAGCTCCGTGCAATTTCGCCAAGTCCCAAACGATGGCCGGCGACTCGATCCTCAAGACCGAAACTGTCAGGGTTGTACCCAACTCCTTGATTGGCGCAATGGTCGAAGACGCGATGTCAGGGCAACTGACGCCCTATGGTCAACGCATGGCAACCTTGAATCAGGCCCAGCAACCGGCGATCGTCGCGCCTCCGACACCATCAACCTTGGCGCCTGCCGAGCCGGGAGCAAACCAGGCTGCGAGCGACGTAGCCGCTTCGCCGCTGCAACAAACGAGCTTCGACTGTGCCAAGGCGAAGTCAATTCCGGAGTTTCTGATCTGTCATGACCCGGATCTTGCGGCTGACGACCGCGACCTCGCCACCACGTATCAGCAAGCAAAGGACGCCGTCATCGATAAAGCGGCATTTGCTGAACGAACGCGGAAACAATGGAATTTTCGTGAGAAGAATTGCCGGGACAAAGCATGCCTGACTTCTTGGTACGCATATCAGAAACGCGTGCTGGCGAAGATTGCGCAAACCGGCGACGTGAACGTCCAAGATAACTGA
- a CDS encoding SDR family NAD(P)-dependent oxidoreductase translates to MNDNGFPPGAVLVFGGSGGIGQGVALEFARTGVPVALGYRSKADVAARVARDLRGTGVTATTHCADVTDPAQVNAALATAIDAHGRVHTIVWAAGPFVNQRHIGDMTHDDWRRAIEVETVGFFNAAKAALPHFRASGGGSFVTLGSAGHLRWPDRDGLSVAPKAANEALVKGLAREEGRHEIRANSILVGVIEAGMFPVLLEQGQFDQAWIDETQNMLALKRWGKAHDIGRAAVFLASDRANYITGQQLNVSGGYGL, encoded by the coding sequence ATGAACGACAACGGATTTCCGCCCGGCGCGGTACTCGTGTTCGGCGGCAGCGGCGGGATCGGGCAGGGTGTCGCGCTGGAATTCGCGCGCACCGGCGTGCCGGTCGCGCTCGGTTATCGCAGCAAGGCCGATGTGGCCGCGCGTGTCGCGCGCGACCTGCGCGGCACTGGTGTCACGGCCACCACGCATTGCGCGGACGTGACCGATCCCGCGCAGGTCAATGCGGCGCTCGCGACGGCGATCGATGCGCACGGCCGCGTGCACACGATCGTGTGGGCGGCCGGCCCGTTCGTGAACCAACGCCATATCGGCGACATGACGCATGACGACTGGCGGCGCGCGATCGAGGTCGAGACGGTTGGCTTCTTCAATGCGGCGAAGGCTGCGTTACCGCATTTCCGCGCGTCGGGCGGCGGGTCGTTCGTGACGCTCGGCTCGGCCGGGCATCTGCGCTGGCCGGATCGAGATGGATTGTCGGTCGCGCCGAAGGCGGCGAACGAGGCGCTCGTGAAAGGGCTCGCGCGCGAGGAGGGCCGTCACGAGATTCGCGCGAATTCGATTCTGGTCGGCGTGATCGAGGCCGGGATGTTTCCGGTGCTGCTCGAGCAAGGTCAGTTCGACCAGGCGTGGATCGACGAGACGCAGAACATGCTCGCGCTCAAGCGCTGGGGGAAGGCGCACGATATTGGACGCGCGGCGGTGTTTCTCGCGTCGGACCGCGCGAATTACATCACGGGGCAGCAGTTGAATGTTTCGGGCGGGTATGGGTTGTGA
- a CDS encoding LLM class flavin-dependent oxidoreductase, protein MKFSLIYEAQTTDASREGDHRVFKETVEQALLAEQVGFDTIWCVEHTSLTNYAHMSAPETFLAYLAGRTTRIGLGHGVVCLPPAMNHPIKVAERVALLDILSGGRVHFGVGKGGSQQEAGAFGYDLNELQPMIDESMYLVPKMFVQDEIEHDGKYIKIPKRPIHPKPFQDPHPPMYLACTNTDALLRAGQRGMGALVLGFGGPDEVAKKNAIYRDAWANRKPEDQVGYRPTQHLAALCPTVVMADGQKARKIGIRGQRYFMESLAYWYTGGERPDPAKWGDDLVQADTGEMVIRSRFASEEVVVNFADPALAMMNPNHAYGTVDDCIGYVGRLQEAGVDEVLFLCQMGTVPHDAQMETIRNIGEHVIPFFNKEKERACA, encoded by the coding sequence ATGAAGTTTTCCCTCATCTACGAAGCCCAGACCACCGACGCATCGCGCGAGGGCGACCATCGGGTGTTCAAGGAGACGGTCGAGCAGGCGCTGCTGGCCGAGCAGGTCGGTTTCGACACGATCTGGTGCGTGGAGCACACGTCGCTGACCAACTATGCGCACATGAGCGCGCCGGAAACCTTCCTTGCGTACCTGGCCGGCCGCACGACGCGCATCGGCCTCGGTCACGGCGTCGTGTGCCTGCCGCCGGCAATGAACCATCCGATCAAGGTCGCCGAGCGCGTCGCGCTGCTCGACATCCTGTCGGGCGGCCGCGTGCATTTCGGCGTCGGCAAGGGCGGCAGCCAGCAGGAAGCGGGCGCGTTCGGCTACGACCTCAACGAACTGCAGCCGATGATCGACGAGTCGATGTACCTGGTGCCGAAGATGTTCGTGCAGGACGAGATCGAGCACGACGGCAAGTACATCAAGATTCCGAAGCGTCCGATCCACCCGAAGCCGTTCCAGGATCCGCATCCGCCGATGTACCTCGCCTGCACGAACACCGATGCGCTGCTGCGTGCCGGCCAGCGCGGGATGGGCGCGCTGGTGCTCGGCTTCGGTGGCCCCGACGAAGTCGCGAAGAAGAACGCGATCTACCGCGACGCATGGGCGAACCGCAAGCCGGAGGACCAGGTCGGCTACCGCCCGACCCAGCACCTCGCGGCGCTGTGCCCGACGGTCGTGATGGCCGACGGCCAGAAGGCCCGCAAGATCGGCATCCGCGGCCAGCGCTACTTCATGGAATCGCTCGCGTACTGGTACACGGGCGGCGAGCGTCCGGACCCGGCGAAGTGGGGCGACGACCTCGTGCAGGCGGACACCGGCGAAATGGTGATCCGTTCGCGCTTCGCGTCGGAGGAAGTTGTCGTGAACTTCGCCGATCCGGCGCTCGCGATGATGAACCCGAACCATGCGTACGGCACGGTGGACGACTGCATCGGCTACGTGGGCCGCCTGCAGGAAGCGGGCGTCGACGAAGTGCTGTTCCTCTGCCAGATGGGCACGGTGCCGCACGACGCGCAGATGGAGACGATCCGCAACATCGGCGAGCACGTGATCCCGTTCTTCAACAAGGAGAAGGAGCGCGCCTGCGCATAA
- a CDS encoding FAD-dependent oxidoreductase, translated as MNDTQAQQYVFDVVVVGSGAGALLAACRAADRGLSVVVIEKTALYGGTSAVSGGGIWIPCNHHIAELGATDTREAARRYLDACTAGASSRERLDAYLDQAPEMLRYLETKTPVRYQALPKYADYFQKLPGAMPGYRALDPLPFDGALLGDELDRLRPPSPGTLIGGRVAVTSKEAHTLFSRGPGFMKLAIAQFGRYWLDFGVRRRTRRDRRLTLGNALIGGLRRALLERNVPVWLDTPMRDLLDMDGRVTGVRAQRFGQPVTIVARRGVILGAGGFERNQPMRERYLPHPTQMRWSATPPANTGDAIAEGHRLGGALALMEHVWGAPTVGVAGEEKQRALFVERNLPGCVIVNGLGRRFVNEAAPYSEFVPAMYRDHARTGACVPAWMVFDARFRRKYPCGPIMPASMMPDSRIPDAFRDVLVKADTIDALAARIGVDAAGLHDTLRDMARYAATGIDEAFGKGDNLFDTYYGDPTNQPNPCLGPLDEAPFYAVRIDAGDIGTKGGLVTDAHARVLRADGAPIDGLYAIGNTSASVMGASYPGAGSTLGPAMTFGFIAADHLAAQAADAGGRSDRPSTTELDGVQ; from the coding sequence ATGAACGACACGCAAGCGCAGCAATACGTGTTCGACGTCGTGGTCGTCGGCTCGGGCGCGGGCGCGCTGCTCGCGGCATGCCGCGCGGCCGACCGCGGGCTGTCCGTCGTCGTGATCGAGAAGACGGCGCTGTACGGCGGCACGTCGGCGGTCTCCGGCGGCGGCATCTGGATACCGTGCAATCACCATATCGCGGAACTCGGCGCGACCGATACGCGCGAGGCCGCGCGCCGCTATCTCGACGCCTGCACGGCCGGCGCATCGTCACGCGAGCGGCTCGACGCGTATCTCGACCAGGCGCCCGAGATGTTGCGTTACCTCGAAACGAAGACGCCGGTGCGCTACCAGGCGCTGCCGAAGTACGCGGACTATTTCCAGAAGCTGCCGGGCGCGATGCCGGGCTATCGCGCGCTCGATCCGCTGCCGTTCGACGGTGCGCTGCTCGGCGACGAGCTCGACCGGCTGCGTCCGCCGTCGCCCGGCACGCTGATCGGCGGTCGCGTGGCCGTGACGTCGAAGGAGGCGCACACGCTGTTCTCGCGCGGGCCGGGCTTCATGAAGCTCGCGATCGCGCAGTTCGGCCGCTACTGGCTCGATTTCGGCGTGCGCCGCCGCACGCGGCGCGACCGGCGCCTGACGCTCGGCAACGCGTTGATCGGCGGGCTGCGCCGCGCGCTGCTCGAGCGCAACGTGCCCGTCTGGCTCGACACGCCGATGCGCGACCTGCTCGACATGGACGGCCGCGTGACGGGCGTGCGCGCGCAGCGCTTCGGGCAGCCGGTGACGATCGTCGCGCGGCGCGGCGTGATCCTCGGCGCGGGCGGTTTCGAGCGCAACCAGCCGATGCGCGAACGCTATCTGCCGCACCCGACGCAGATGCGATGGAGCGCGACGCCGCCGGCCAACACCGGCGACGCGATCGCCGAAGGCCATCGGCTCGGCGGTGCGCTCGCGCTGATGGAACACGTATGGGGCGCGCCGACGGTCGGCGTCGCGGGCGAGGAGAAGCAGCGCGCGCTGTTCGTCGAGCGCAACCTGCCGGGCTGCGTGATCGTCAACGGACTCGGCCGGCGCTTCGTCAACGAAGCCGCGCCGTATTCCGAATTTGTGCCGGCGATGTACCGCGACCATGCACGCACCGGCGCGTGCGTGCCGGCGTGGATGGTGTTCGACGCGCGCTTTCGCCGCAAGTATCCGTGCGGGCCGATCATGCCGGCGTCGATGATGCCCGACTCGCGCATTCCCGATGCATTTCGCGACGTGCTCGTGAAGGCCGACACGATCGATGCGCTCGCCGCACGCATCGGTGTCGATGCGGCGGGGCTGCACGACACGCTGCGCGACATGGCGCGTTACGCGGCAACCGGTATCGACGAAGCGTTCGGCAAGGGCGACAACCTGTTCGACACGTACTACGGCGATCCGACGAACCAGCCGAACCCGTGCCTCGGGCCGCTCGACGAGGCCCCATTCTACGCAGTGCGAATCGATGCGGGCGACATCGGCACGAAGGGCGGCCTCGTCACCGACGCGCACGCGCGCGTGCTGCGCGCCGACGGCGCGCCGATCGACGGCCTGTATGCGATCGGCAACACCAGTGCATCGGTGATGGGCGCGAGCTACCCCGGCGCGGGCTCGACGCTTGGTCCGGCGATGACCTTCGGGTTCATCGCCGCCGACCACCTGGCCGCGCAGGCGGCCGACGCCGGCGGCCGGTCGGACCGGCCGTCCACGACTGAACTTGACGGAGTCCAATGA
- a CDS encoding VOC family protein, with translation MKVSMLLYPVEDIDTALPLFVDGLGLNVKFRDGDRYCALDGGPLTIALVAGDEQIVERAALTLRVDEDDDLYAAMARVVKAGASVRVPVQAGPHEYRAVLEDRNGALLVISQKRAA, from the coding sequence ATGAAGGTATCGATGCTGCTGTACCCGGTCGAGGACATCGACACGGCCTTGCCGCTGTTCGTCGACGGGCTGGGCCTGAACGTGAAGTTCCGCGACGGCGACCGCTATTGCGCACTCGACGGCGGCCCGCTGACGATCGCGCTGGTGGCCGGCGACGAGCAGATCGTCGAACGCGCGGCGCTCACGCTGCGCGTGGACGAGGACGACGACCTTTACGCGGCGATGGCGCGGGTCGTGAAGGCTGGTGCGTCGGTGCGCGTGCCGGTGCAGGCCGGGCCGCACGAATACCGCGCGGTGCTGGAGGACCGGAACGGCGCGCTGCTGGTGATTTCGCAGAAACGCGCGGCGTGA
- a CDS encoding flavin reductase family protein, with protein MSDLTTHPLRTDMLLAMRRLARSVTVISSAHDGRRYSMSATAVDSLSTDPPSLLICINRNASLYPPLDAGAPFCVNVLSARHEGIAIDCSGRLKGEARFTTGEWRTSPLGVPYLNDSQASLVCEQDGRFEYGTHTVFIGRIREVLMSGDVDPLVYLDGAYTTPGAPASRAAA; from the coding sequence ATGAGCGATCTCACTACCCATCCGCTGCGCACCGACATGTTGCTCGCGATGCGCCGTCTCGCGCGCTCCGTCACGGTCATCAGCAGCGCGCACGACGGCCGGCGCTACTCGATGTCCGCGACGGCGGTCGATTCGCTGTCGACCGATCCGCCTTCGCTGCTGATCTGCATCAACCGCAATGCGTCGCTGTATCCGCCGCTCGATGCGGGCGCGCCGTTCTGCGTGAACGTGCTGTCGGCGCGCCACGAAGGCATCGCGATCGACTGCAGCGGCCGCCTGAAGGGCGAAGCGCGCTTCACGACCGGCGAGTGGCGCACGTCGCCGCTGGGCGTCCCGTATCTGAACGATTCGCAGGCGAGCCTCGTGTGCGAGCAGGACGGCCGTTTCGAATACGGCACGCATACGGTGTTCATCGGGCGAATCCGCGAAGTGCTGATGAGCGGCGACGTCGATCCGCTCGTCTATCTCGACGGTGCGTATACGACGCCTGGCGCGCCCGCGAGCCGCGCGGCCGCGTGA
- a CDS encoding ferredoxin--NADP reductase, with protein sequence MSDSRFHRLTVADVIAESDDACSFVFDVPAALRDAFAYRPGQFLTLNVPCADATVARCYSLSSAPGIDAAPKITVKRVRDGRASNWLCDRIRAGDGLDVLPPAGVFTPRTLDGDLLLLAGGSGITPVLSILKSALVHGRGMLTLIYANRDERSVIFRDELQQLAQRHPGRLRVIHWLDSVQGVPHQRHLEELARPFSQQETFICGPAMFMENALAAMLGLGLPRARVHVERFASLPDAPARADAAVSAPAASAAGSGDGAAIETVLDGETFAFDSAPCETLLDAMLRAGLPAPNSCRMGQCGACMCRVERGAVALDGNHVLDDDEIAAGWTLACCARPASDTLRVVFPD encoded by the coding sequence ATGAGCGATTCCCGTTTTCACCGGCTGACCGTTGCCGACGTCATCGCCGAAAGCGACGACGCATGCTCGTTCGTGTTCGACGTGCCCGCCGCGTTGCGCGATGCGTTCGCGTATCGGCCCGGCCAGTTCCTGACGCTGAACGTGCCGTGCGCCGACGCGACCGTCGCGCGCTGCTACTCGCTGTCGAGCGCGCCGGGCATCGACGCGGCGCCGAAGATCACCGTCAAGCGCGTGCGCGACGGTCGCGCGTCGAACTGGCTGTGCGACCGCATCCGCGCGGGCGATGGGCTCGACGTGCTGCCGCCGGCCGGCGTCTTCACGCCGCGCACGCTCGACGGCGACCTGCTGCTGTTGGCGGGCGGCAGCGGCATCACGCCGGTGCTGTCGATCCTGAAGTCGGCGCTCGTGCACGGCCGCGGGATGCTGACGCTGATCTATGCGAACCGCGACGAGCGCTCGGTGATCTTCCGCGACGAACTGCAGCAGCTCGCGCAGCGCCATCCGGGCCGCCTGCGCGTGATCCACTGGCTCGACAGCGTGCAGGGCGTGCCGCACCAGCGGCATCTCGAGGAACTCGCGCGGCCGTTCAGCCAGCAGGAAACGTTCATTTGCGGGCCGGCGATGTTCATGGAGAACGCGCTCGCCGCGATGCTCGGCCTCGGGCTGCCGCGTGCGCGCGTGCACGTCGAGCGCTTCGCGTCGCTGCCCGATGCACCGGCGCGGGCCGATGCGGCTGTATCGGCCCCTGCGGCCTCTGCGGCCGGCTCCGGCGACGGCGCGGCAATCGAGACGGTGCTCGACGGCGAGACGTTCGCGTTCGACAGCGCACCCTGCGAAACGCTGCTCGACGCGATGCTGCGCGCCGGTCTGCCGGCGCCGAATTCCTGCCGGATGGGGCAGTGCGGTGCGTGCATGTGCCGTGTCGAACGCGGGGCGGTAGCCCTCGACGGCAACCACGTGCTCGACGACGACGAGATCGCGGCCGGCTGGACGCTTGCCTGCTGCGCGCGGCCCGCGAGCGACACGCTGCGCGTGGTGTTCCCCGATTGA
- a CDS encoding FadD3 family acyl-CoA ligase, which produces MTMDNEILTTPALIARAAARHGAHPAIESEHGRLTYAELDAARLEAARALLASGIDAGDRIAVWAPNLPQWIVAALAIHTVGAILVPVNTRMKGMEVGGILHDGGARLLFCCGTFLGESYPAMLAPHRPATLERVVVFDGEPPSGACDETWNAFLARGAAVPLAAVREREAQVTPDTVMDLMFTSGTTGRPKGVMTAHGQNLRAAQAWATIAGVCRDDRYLIVNPFFHTFGYKAGWLAALSSGATVLPHLVFQPADVLRRIADERVSVLPGPPTLYYALLDAPERATRDLSSLRIAVTGAAAIAPSLIERMRAELGFETVLTGYGLTESCGFATLCRHGDDAETVACTSGRPMPDVELRIAGQDGVALGPDETGEIWVRGYNVMRGYFNQPDATREAVDADGWLHTGDLGCVDANGNLKITDRIKDMFIVGGFNCYPAEIERLLAAHPAIAQVALVGVPDKRLGEVGHAYVVLRPGAHTDADALNDWARANMANYKVPRHFTFVDQLPTSAAGKVLKYRLRAGTEAAA; this is translated from the coding sequence ATGACGATGGATAACGAAATCCTCACCACACCTGCGTTGATCGCGCGGGCTGCCGCGCGCCACGGCGCGCATCCGGCGATCGAGTCGGAGCACGGCCGGCTGACCTATGCGGAACTCGACGCGGCGCGTCTCGAGGCGGCGCGCGCGCTGCTCGCGAGCGGCATCGACGCCGGCGACCGGATCGCCGTATGGGCGCCGAACCTGCCGCAATGGATTGTCGCGGCGCTGGCGATCCACACCGTCGGCGCGATTCTCGTGCCGGTCAACACACGGATGAAGGGCATGGAGGTGGGCGGCATCCTGCACGACGGCGGCGCGCGGCTGCTGTTCTGCTGCGGCACCTTTCTCGGCGAATCCTATCCGGCGATGCTCGCGCCGCACCGTCCCGCGACGCTCGAACGTGTCGTCGTGTTCGACGGCGAACCGCCGTCCGGCGCGTGCGACGAAACCTGGAACGCATTCCTCGCGCGCGGCGCGGCGGTGCCGCTCGCCGCCGTGCGCGAGCGGGAGGCGCAGGTGACACCGGATACCGTGATGGACCTGATGTTCACGTCCGGCACGACGGGCCGCCCGAAGGGCGTGATGACCGCGCATGGACAGAACCTGCGGGCCGCACAGGCATGGGCCACGATCGCCGGCGTGTGCCGGGACGACCGTTATCTGATCGTCAATCCTTTTTTCCATACGTTCGGTTACAAGGCGGGCTGGCTCGCCGCATTGTCGAGTGGTGCGACCGTGCTGCCGCATCTCGTGTTCCAGCCCGCCGACGTCTTGCGCCGCATTGCCGACGAACGTGTGTCGGTGCTGCCGGGCCCGCCGACGCTGTACTACGCGCTGCTCGATGCGCCCGAACGCGCGACGCGCGACTTGTCGTCGCTGCGGATCGCGGTGACGGGCGCGGCCGCGATCGCGCCGAGCCTGATCGAGCGGATGCGCGCGGAGCTCGGCTTCGAGACCGTGCTGACCGGCTACGGGCTGACCGAATCGTGCGGGTTCGCGACGCTGTGCCGTCATGGCGACGACGCGGAGACGGTCGCCTGCACGTCGGGCCGGCCGATGCCGGACGTCGAGCTGCGCATCGCGGGACAGGACGGCGTCGCGCTCGGCCCGGACGAGACCGGCGAGATCTGGGTGCGCGGCTACAACGTGATGCGCGGCTATTTCAACCAGCCGGACGCGACGCGCGAGGCCGTCGATGCGGACGGCTGGTTGCATACCGGCGACCTCGGCTGCGTCGACGCGAACGGCAACCTGAAGATCACCGACCGGATCAAGGACATGTTCATCGTCGGCGGCTTCAACTGCTATCCGGCGGAGATCGAGCGGCTGCTGGCCGCGCATCCGGCGATCGCGCAGGTCGCGCTGGTCGGCGTGCCCGACAAGCGGCTCGGTGAAGTCGGGCATGCGTACGTCGTGCTGCGTCCCGGCGCGCACACCGACGCCGACGCGCTGAACGACTGGGCGCGCGCCAACATGGCGAACTACAAGGTGCCGCGGCATTTCACGTTCGTCGATCAACTGCCAACGAGCGCGGCCGGCAAGGTGCTGAAGTACCGGCTGCGCGCCGGCACCGAGGCGGCGGCCTGA